From a region of the Deinococcus terrestris genome:
- a CDS encoding AAA family ATPase: protein MLRSITLHGFKSFADRTRLEFGPGVSAVIGPNGSGKSNVVEAIRWATHGARARELRAGRGTELIFHGSGGKAPLGLAEVELELQTPEGRVNLGRRVYRDGTAEQDLGGRPARARDVQSALRGTGLGPGGLAVIGQGEVSGVVQAEGRTLLGYVQEAAGLSRAVSARLDAAARLREAGEHLDRLRLVQGERAAAVERLAQAAQDARIHRSLSARVLTLEDALRRERQLALAREIAAARQEADTLEARSAALAGEVARGAERVEAARDAAHAARARAEAFAGALDALRAARDAHAQAERYAAHLGTEAGRLEAELAALPAQAPAEPAPDLPSLEAEVAAARTRVEAAERRARTLEAELTRAQAQAARTAEAAARLDASRETLTAELERAEGNLDSALESLAAAQHRLTALTAARDEAEAAYAAQAAGVAQAQAHARYLEGELARLNAGLAPLRRERERLEAALNSYARYGEGARNALRLDHPGIVGSVADLLTVPAEYETAVTAALGRRLEQIVVHSGEDARTIIEELKRTGGRATFLPLDLIRPRPRRDGGLLREAGVVGNLADLCPTDPPLVGEAILADTLIVEDLRAANRLARAYPNRPRLVTLEGELLEAGGAITGGRLRDSGSSVLADQRRFQELDAELEDAEGRAARLRTELERVQAGLSGTGTGPSPLQLTRDAAVREARDAERRVTELEAQARSLTAHRDRLSERLEASAPSAASQPTDPPADPTALEAELLAARRAAEEGRAGERTALEVLALARELDAAWRAYRSAHARAADLRERLSANAAARHTQGTHLAGAAAEVARREAALGTLDEHELARAEAGREAAIQAYTSLIGEQNKVRARLEDLRLLVARREGSLEPLPDGCSPPGTPREWTAELTRVRGELERLGPVNARAEADHAAEFAELERLSAELGDAEAAAAELQAHLTGLEGAEEQATRAAFGRVNTAFREYSTELLGGQGELEMEEDAAGRLTGLRLAVQPKGKRTRSMTLLSAGERTMAGLGFLFALNHAGGEGGAGGLPLAVLDEVDAPLDEANIRRFTAFLERFSARGAQFLLVTHQKATMEVAHALWGVTTDASGASRVLSIRQGDEAPARSSAV, encoded by the coding sequence GAGCAGGACCTGGGGGGCCGCCCCGCCCGCGCCCGCGACGTGCAGTCGGCCCTGCGCGGCACCGGGCTGGGACCGGGGGGCCTCGCCGTGATCGGGCAGGGCGAGGTCAGCGGCGTCGTGCAGGCCGAGGGGCGCACCCTGCTTGGCTACGTGCAGGAGGCCGCCGGGCTGTCCCGCGCCGTGAGTGCCCGGCTGGACGCGGCGGCCCGGCTGCGCGAGGCCGGGGAGCATCTGGACCGATTGCGGCTGGTGCAGGGCGAACGGGCGGCGGCGGTGGAACGGCTCGCGCAGGCTGCTCAGGATGCCCGGATCCACCGGAGCCTCAGCGCTCGCGTCCTGACCCTGGAGGACGCCCTGCGCCGTGAACGTCAACTCGCCCTTGCCCGCGAGATTGCGGCAGCGCGGCAGGAGGCGGACACGCTGGAGGCCCGCTCCGCCGCCCTCGCCGGGGAGGTCGCGCGGGGAGCCGAACGGGTCGAAGCCGCCCGCGACGCTGCCCATGCCGCCCGCGCCCGTGCCGAGGCCTTCGCCGGGGCACTGGACGCGCTGCGGGCCGCCCGCGACGCGCACGCCCAGGCCGAGCGCTACGCCGCTCACCTGGGCACCGAGGCCGGGCGGCTGGAGGCCGAACTCGCCGCCCTGCCCGCTCAGGCCCCCGCCGAGCCTGCCCCCGACCTCCCCTCCCTGGAAGCCGAGGTCGCCGCCGCCCGCACCCGCGTCGAGGCCGCCGAGCGCCGCGCCCGCACCCTGGAAGCCGAGCTGACCCGCGCCCAGGCCCAGGCCGCCCGCACCGCCGAAGCCGCCGCCCGCCTCGACGCCAGCCGCGAGACGCTGACCGCCGAGCTGGAGCGGGCCGAGGGCAATCTGGACTCGGCCCTGGAGTCGCTGGCCGCTGCCCAGCACCGCCTGACCGCATTGACCGCCGCCCGCGACGAGGCCGAGGCCGCTTACGCCGCCCAGGCCGCCGGAGTCGCGCAGGCCCAGGCCCACGCCCGCTACCTGGAGGGCGAACTCGCCCGCCTGAATGCCGGACTCGCCCCCCTGCGCCGCGAGCGCGAGCGATTGGAAGCGGCCCTCAACTCCTACGCCCGCTACGGCGAGGGCGCCCGCAACGCCCTGCGCCTGGACCATCCCGGCATCGTGGGGTCAGTGGCCGACCTCCTGACCGTACCCGCCGAGTACGAGACGGCCGTGACCGCCGCGCTGGGCCGCCGCCTGGAGCAGATCGTCGTTCACTCCGGCGAGGATGCCCGCACCATCATTGAAGAACTCAAGCGGACGGGGGGCCGCGCGACCTTCCTGCCGCTGGACCTGATCCGGCCCCGACCCCGGCGCGATGGGGGGCTGCTGCGTGAGGCAGGCGTGGTCGGTAACCTCGCGGACCTGTGCCCGACCGACCCGCCCCTGGTGGGCGAGGCGATTCTGGCCGACACGCTGATCGTGGAAGATCTGCGGGCCGCCAACCGCCTCGCCCGTGCGTATCCGAACCGCCCCCGCCTCGTGACCCTGGAGGGTGAGTTGCTGGAAGCCGGGGGCGCGATCACGGGCGGGCGCCTGCGCGACAGCGGGAGCAGCGTGCTGGCCGACCAGCGCCGCTTTCAGGAGCTGGATGCCGAGCTGGAGGACGCCGAGGGGCGCGCCGCCCGCCTGCGGACCGAACTGGAACGGGTGCAGGCCGGGCTCTCTGGAACCGGGACCGGCCCCTCTCCCCTTCAACTCACCCGCGACGCTGCCGTCCGCGAGGCCCGTGACGCCGAGCGCCGCGTCACCGAACTGGAGGCCCAGGCCCGCAGCCTGACCGCCCACCGCGACCGCCTGAGCGAGCGGCTGGAGGCGTCGGCCCCATCTGCTGCCTCCCAGCCCACCGATCCGCCTGCCGATCCCACCGCGCTAGAGGCCGAGTTGCTCGCCGCCCGCCGCGCCGCCGAGGAGGGCCGTGCCGGGGAGCGCACGGCGCTGGAGGTGCTGGCCCTGGCCCGCGAACTGGACGCCGCGTGGCGGGCCTACCGCAGCGCCCACGCCCGTGCCGCCGACCTGCGGGAGCGCCTGAGTGCCAACGCCGCCGCCCGGCACACCCAGGGGACGCACCTCGCCGGAGCCGCCGCCGAGGTCGCCCGCCGCGAGGCCGCCCTGGGGACCCTGGACGAGCATGAACTCGCCCGCGCCGAGGCCGGGCGGGAGGCCGCGATCCAGGCTTACACCTCCCTGATTGGGGAGCAGAACAAGGTTCGCGCCCGGTTGGAAGACCTGCGCCTGCTCGTCGCCCGGCGCGAGGGCAGCCTGGAACCCCTGCCCGACGGGTGCAGTCCCCCCGGCACCCCCCGTGAGTGGACCGCCGAACTGACCCGCGTGCGCGGCGAGCTGGAGCGCCTCGGCCCGGTGAACGCCCGCGCAGAGGCCGACCACGCCGCCGAGTTCGCAGAGTTAGAGCGACTCTCCGCCGAACTCGGGGACGCCGAGGCCGCCGCCGCCGAGTTACAGGCCCACCTGACCGGGCTGGAAGGGGCCGAGGAACAGGCCACCCGCGCGGCCTTCGGGCGGGTCAACACCGCCTTCCGCGAATACTCCACCGAACTGCTGGGCGGCCAGGGTGAACTGGAGATGGAGGAGGACGCGGCGGGGCGCCTGACCGGACTCCGCCTCGCTGTGCAGCCGAAGGGCAAGCGCACCCGCTCCATGACCCTCCTCAGCGCGGGCGAGCGCACGATGGCGGGGCTGGGGTTTCTCTTCGCGCTGAATCATGCGGGCGGTGAAGGCGGGGCGGGCGGCCTGCCCCTCGCTGTGCTAGACGAGGTGGACGCGCCGCTGGATGAGGCGAACATCCGCCGCTTCACGGCCTTTCTGGAACGCTTCTCGGCGCGGGGTGCCCAGTTCCTGCTCGTCACCCACCAGAAGGCCACGATGGAAGTCGCCCACGCGCTATGGGGCGTGACCACCGATGCGTCGGGGGCCAGCCGCGTCCTGAGCATCCGCCAGGGGGACGAGGCGCCCGCGCGGTCCTCGGCGGTTTGA